From the genome of Rhizobium binae, one region includes:
- a CDS encoding glutamate-5-semialdehyde dehydrogenase, whose protein sequence is MLDTVALSPDIDVLMNDIGRKAKAAARPLGFASTDAKNRALHAMADAIVANSAHILDENAKDLKDIEGSETLASFVDRLTLNDKRIAEMAEGIRAIAALADPVGEIIAAWDRPNGLKIERVRTPLGVIGVIFESRPNVTADAGALCLKAGNAVILRCGSDSRRSSQAIHACLVDGLKAAGLPEHAIQLVPVTDRAAVGAMLRGLDGAIDVIVPRGGKSLVARVQSEARVPVFAHLEGLCHIYVDASADIEMAKKIVVNAKMRRTGICGAAETLLVDGAAIGTHLTPLLEVLTEAGCEIRGSATVLKVAPGVKSATEEDWTTEYLDSIISVAVVDGISGAIAHIQKYSSNHTEAVIAEDPAVVERFFTEVDSAILLHNASTQFADGGEFGMGAEIGIATGKMHARGPVGVEQLTSFKYRVRGAGQIRP, encoded by the coding sequence ATGCTTGATACTGTTGCGCTAAGCCCTGACATTGACGTGCTGATGAACGACATCGGCCGCAAGGCGAAGGCTGCCGCGCGACCGTTGGGCTTTGCCTCCACCGATGCAAAGAACCGCGCCTTGCATGCCATGGCCGATGCAATCGTGGCCAACAGCGCCCATATTCTTGACGAGAATGCCAAGGACCTGAAGGACATCGAAGGCAGCGAGACGCTCGCCTCCTTCGTCGACCGGCTGACGCTGAACGACAAGCGCATCGCCGAGATGGCCGAGGGGATTCGCGCCATCGCCGCCCTTGCCGATCCGGTCGGCGAAATCATCGCCGCCTGGGACCGGCCGAATGGTCTGAAGATCGAACGTGTCCGCACGCCGCTCGGCGTCATCGGCGTCATCTTCGAAAGCCGGCCGAATGTCACGGCCGATGCCGGCGCCCTCTGCCTCAAGGCCGGCAATGCCGTGATCCTGCGCTGTGGCTCGGATTCGCGCCGTTCATCGCAGGCTATCCATGCCTGCCTTGTCGACGGCCTGAAGGCGGCAGGACTTCCAGAGCATGCTATCCAACTTGTTCCGGTCACCGACCGCGCCGCCGTCGGCGCCATGCTGCGCGGCCTGGATGGCGCGATCGACGTCATCGTGCCGCGTGGCGGCAAAAGCCTGGTGGCCCGCGTGCAAAGCGAGGCCCGTGTGCCGGTCTTTGCCCATCTCGAAGGCCTTTGCCACATCTATGTCGACGCCTCCGCCGATATCGAGATGGCAAAGAAGATCGTCGTCAATGCCAAGATGCGCCGCACCGGCATTTGCGGCGCGGCCGAAACCCTGCTTGTCGACGGGGCCGCGATCGGCACGCATCTGACGCCGCTGCTCGAGGTTCTCACCGAAGCTGGCTGCGAGATCCGTGGTTCCGCGACGGTGCTGAAGGTCGCCCCCGGCGTCAAGTCGGCGACCGAGGAGGACTGGACGACCGAATATCTCGACTCGATCATTTCTGTTGCCGTCGTCGACGGCATATCGGGCGCGATCGCTCATATCCAGAAATATTCCTCGAACCACACCGAGGCCGTGATCGCCGAGGACCCCGCGGTGGTCGAGCGTTTCTTCACCGAGGTCGATTCGGCGATCCTGCTGCACAATGCCTCGACGCAATTTGCCGATGGCGGTGAGTTCGGCATGGGCGCGGAGATCGGCATCGCTACCGGCAAGATGCATGCGCGCGGCCCCGTCGGCGTCGAGCAGCTCACCTCCTTCAAATACCGGGTGCGCGGTGCCGGACAGATCCGACCTTGA
- the rsfS gene encoding ribosome silencing factor, which translates to MVCHSRKGKALTTVHAKGKTLAVLPKSAERGADAAARALEAVLASLEDSKAEDIVTIDIAGKSALGDYMIVVSGRSNRHVMAISDHLLTDLKDEGFGTARVEGQEGGDWILIDTGDIIVHVFRPEIREFYNIEKMWAAPDMDEETRH; encoded by the coding sequence ATGGTTTGTCATTCCAGGAAAGGGAAAGCACTGACAACAGTACACGCCAAGGGAAAAACGCTCGCCGTTCTCCCGAAGAGCGCAGAACGTGGCGCCGATGCCGCTGCCCGCGCCTTAGAAGCCGTTCTCGCCAGCCTCGAGGACTCTAAAGCTGAAGATATCGTCACCATCGACATTGCCGGAAAATCGGCGCTGGGAGACTACATGATCGTCGTCTCCGGCCGTTCGAACAGGCATGTCATGGCGATCTCGGACCACCTGCTCACTGATCTGAAGGACGAAGGTTTCGGTACGGCCCGCGTCGAAGGTCAGGAGGGCGGTGACTGGATCCTGATCGACACCGGCGACATTATCGTGCATGTGTTCCGTCCTGAAATCAGAGAGTTCTACAACATCGAAAAGATGTGGGCGGCTCCTGACATGGATGAAGAAACACGGCACTGA
- the modC gene encoding molybdenum ABC transporter ATP-binding protein, translating to MTLIVEAKQRLGAFFLDAAFTSEGGVTALFGRSGSGKTSLIRIIAGLARPDEGRVVLDGESLTETKAGLFVPKHRRHFGYVFQEARLFPHLSVRANLSYGRWFAPGVARGESFDHVVDLLGIETLLDRSPAKLSGGEKQRVAIGRALLCSPRLLLMDEPLAALDEARKAEILPYLERLRDQTEIPIVYVSHSIAEVARLANKVVVMRDGGVEAVGPAVDILSRASAAFDRKEAGALLQGIVESFDARHHLSTVALKSGRLHIPGAALTPGKPVRIRIPSRDVMLATARPEGLSALNIVEGKIEQLSPDADGTVEIRLDCGGDAILSRITALSCERLDLRPGNTVFAVIKTVALEA from the coding sequence ATGACGTTGATCGTCGAGGCAAAACAGAGGCTGGGCGCGTTTTTTCTCGACGCCGCCTTCACATCCGAAGGCGGCGTGACCGCGCTGTTCGGACGCTCCGGCTCCGGCAAGACCTCACTGATCCGCATCATCGCCGGCCTCGCCCGTCCGGACGAGGGCCGCGTTGTCCTTGACGGCGAAAGCCTGACCGAAACCAAAGCCGGTCTCTTCGTTCCGAAACACCGCCGTCATTTCGGTTATGTCTTCCAGGAGGCGCGGCTGTTCCCGCATCTCAGCGTGCGCGCCAATCTTTCCTACGGCCGCTGGTTCGCGCCAGGAGTTGCGCGCGGCGAGAGCTTCGATCACGTCGTCGACCTGCTCGGCATCGAGACGCTGCTGGATCGCAGCCCCGCAAAACTCTCAGGCGGCGAGAAGCAGCGGGTCGCGATCGGCCGCGCCCTTCTCTGCTCGCCCCGGCTGCTGTTGATGGATGAGCCGCTGGCCGCCCTCGACGAGGCGCGCAAGGCTGAGATCCTGCCCTATCTCGAGCGATTGCGCGATCAGACCGAAATCCCGATCGTCTATGTCAGCCATTCGATTGCCGAGGTGGCGCGGCTCGCAAACAAAGTGGTGGTCATGCGCGACGGCGGGGTGGAGGCGGTTGGCCCAGCCGTCGACATCTTGAGCCGCGCCTCTGCGGCCTTCGACCGGAAAGAAGCGGGCGCGCTGCTGCAAGGGATCGTGGAAAGCTTTGACGCGCGCCACCATCTCTCGACCGTCGCCCTCAAATCCGGCCGGCTGCATATTCCCGGCGCGGCACTCACGCCCGGCAAGCCGGTGCGTATCCGCATCCCGTCGCGCGACGTCATGCTGGCGACGGCAAGACCGGAGGGGCTCAGTGCCCTCAACATTGTCGAAGGCAAGATCGAACAGTTATCGCCGGATGCGGACGGAACGGTTGAAATCCGGCTCGACTGCGGCGGCGATGCCATCCTCTCGCGCATCACCGCACTGTCCTGCGAGCGCCTCGACCTTCGACCCGGCAACACCGTCTTCGCCGTCATCAAGACGGTTGCCCTGGAGGCCTGA
- a CDS encoding winged helix-turn-helix domain-containing protein, with amino-acid sequence MTDPAAKTLVPILRISFPDEDRLGRGKIELLEHIRATGSISAAGRAMDMSYRRAWLLVSEMNRMFCEHVVESQRGGQKGGGAALTPFGEQLLARFRRMESIVKASLAEDLAWLEAKRNPRPDGHG; translated from the coding sequence ATGACCGATCCAGCCGCAAAAACACTCGTACCCATCTTGCGAATCAGCTTCCCGGATGAGGATCGGCTCGGACGCGGCAAGATCGAACTGCTGGAACACATCCGCGCGACCGGATCGATCTCCGCAGCAGGGCGGGCGATGGATATGTCCTATCGCCGCGCATGGCTGCTGGTCAGCGAGATGAACCGGATGTTCTGCGAACATGTGGTGGAATCACAACGCGGCGGCCAGAAGGGCGGCGGTGCGGCGCTGACACCGTTCGGCGAGCAATTGCTGGCGCGCTTTCGCCGGATGGAAAGCATCGTGAAAGCGAGCCTTGCCGAGGACCTTGCCTGGCTCGAGGCAAAGCGCAACCCGCGGCCGGACGGGCACGGCTGA
- a CDS encoding nicotinate-nucleotide adenylyltransferase, whose product MPHSERGMVVGLFGGSFNPPHQGHALVAEIAIKRLGLDQLWWMVTPGNPLKSRNQLAPLVERIAESERVAADPRIKVTAFEQTLGVSYTANTLARIKARNPHVHFIWIMGADSLQTFHKWQKWQEIVCTFPIAVIDRPGATLSYLSSKMTRTFDFARIDEDDARALWKKQAPAWTFIHGPRSGLSSTAIRNGSLPGAVK is encoded by the coding sequence ATGCCGCACAGCGAACGCGGCATGGTCGTCGGCCTGTTCGGCGGTTCGTTCAATCCGCCGCATCAGGGCCACGCGCTCGTTGCCGAGATCGCCATCAAGCGGCTTGGCCTCGACCAGCTCTGGTGGATGGTAACGCCGGGCAATCCGCTGAAGAGCCGCAACCAGCTCGCACCGCTTGTCGAACGCATTGCCGAAAGCGAGCGTGTGGCTGCCGACCCGCGCATCAAGGTCACCGCTTTCGAACAGACGCTCGGCGTCAGCTACACCGCCAATACGCTGGCCCGCATCAAGGCCCGCAATCCGCATGTGCATTTCATCTGGATCATGGGCGCCGACAGCCTGCAGACCTTCCACAAATGGCAGAAGTGGCAGGAGATCGTCTGCACTTTCCCGATCGCCGTGATCGACCGCCCGGGCGCCACACTCTCCTATCTCTCTTCGAAGATGACGCGGACCTTCGATTTCGCCCGGATCGACGAGGATGACGCGCGCGCCCTTTGGAAGAAGCAGGCGCCGGCCTGGACCTTCATCCACGGACCGCGCTCCGGCCTGAGCTCGACGGCAATCCGCAACGGTTCGCTGCCGGGCGCAGTCAAATAG
- the obgE gene encoding GTPase ObgE, giving the protein MKFLDEAKVYIRSGDGGAGSVSFRREKFIEFGGPDGGDGGRGGDVWVEAVNGLNTLIDFRYQQHFKATIGTHGMGRNRTGANGSDVTLKVPVGTQIFEEDRETLICDLTVEGQRYCLAHGGNGGFGNAHFKTSTNQAPDWANPGLPGEEKTIWLRLKLIADAGLVGLPNAGKSTFLASVTRARPKIANYPFTTLHPNLGVATIDEREFILADIPGLIEGAHEGVGIGDRFLGHVERTRVLLHLVSAQEEKVGKAYKTVKHELEAYGNDLTDKPEIVALSQIDVLDDAELKKKTKELGKACGKTPFQISAVTGKGMTEVLRALRDIIVEENAEDKPAKVPKLRHRDMVVSDEDEGQGEDEADDQP; this is encoded by the coding sequence ATGAAATTTCTCGACGAAGCAAAGGTCTATATCCGATCCGGAGACGGCGGCGCGGGCAGCGTCTCCTTCCGGCGCGAGAAATTCATCGAGTTCGGCGGCCCCGATGGCGGTGACGGCGGACGCGGCGGCGACGTCTGGGTGGAAGCCGTCAACGGCCTCAATACGCTGATCGATTTCCGCTATCAGCAGCATTTCAAGGCGACGATCGGCACCCATGGCATGGGTAGGAACCGTACCGGCGCCAACGGCAGCGACGTGACGCTCAAGGTCCCCGTCGGCACGCAGATCTTCGAGGAAGATCGGGAAACGCTGATCTGCGACCTCACCGTCGAAGGCCAGCGTTACTGCCTCGCCCATGGCGGCAATGGCGGCTTCGGCAACGCCCATTTCAAGACCTCCACCAATCAGGCGCCGGATTGGGCCAATCCCGGCCTGCCCGGCGAGGAAAAGACCATCTGGCTGCGCCTGAAGCTGATTGCCGATGCCGGCCTGGTCGGCCTGCCCAATGCCGGCAAGTCGACCTTCCTGGCATCCGTCACCCGCGCCCGGCCGAAAATCGCCAACTATCCCTTCACCACGCTGCATCCCAATCTTGGCGTCGCCACCATCGACGAACGGGAATTCATTCTGGCCGACATTCCCGGCCTGATCGAAGGCGCCCATGAAGGCGTCGGCATCGGCGACCGCTTCCTCGGCCATGTCGAGCGCACGCGCGTGCTGCTCCATCTCGTCTCCGCCCAGGAAGAAAAGGTCGGCAAAGCCTACAAGACGGTCAAGCACGAGCTCGAAGCCTACGGCAACGATCTCACCGACAAGCCGGAGATCGTCGCACTGTCGCAGATCGACGTGCTCGACGATGCCGAACTGAAAAAGAAGACGAAAGAGCTGGGCAAGGCCTGCGGCAAGACGCCGTTCCAGATTTCAGCCGTCACCGGCAAGGGTATGACTGAGGTCCTGCGGGCACTGCGCGACATCATTGTCGAAGAAAATGCCGAGGATAAGCCGGCCAAGGTGCCGAAGCTCAGGCATCGTGACATGGTCGTCAGCGATGAGGACGAGGGTCAGGGCGAGGATGAGGCCGATGACCAGCCGTAA
- a CDS encoding murein hydrolase activator EnvC family protein: MILPALAAGFGVAVIVASANTLTVRAEEAAPEAAQSAAQPPAAEPPPPDPAAELAAKRDQTRAELETLSKSISLSSDKVSELQQSIANLEKSTQSIRQALIDSAARRKGLEKQVLESEKKLADLGVKQDGIRRSLHERRGLLAEVLAALQRMGRNPPPALLVTPDDALASVRSAILLGAVVPGIRKETDKLAADLASLAALQAASAAEKAGLTATMTDSIEEERRMDLLLAENDKLSRSNAAELQAERKRSEELAGKATSLEGLVASMESEIASVREAAAAARQAEENRKLLTDEQRAQAKALADSGVPDKNRIAPAYPFGELRAKLELPVAGDILRQFGDADGTGHEAMGMTVATNPETVVTAPADGLVVFAGAFRSYGQMIILDAGDGYHLILSGMDTINTRQGKFVFAGEPLALMGAKRVASATALALETDRPTLYIEFRKDGKPVDSRPWWTAKDTGKARNDS, from the coding sequence ATGATTCTGCCGGCACTTGCGGCCGGTTTTGGTGTCGCCGTCATCGTCGCGTCAGCAAATACGTTGACCGTCCGGGCCGAGGAAGCCGCTCCGGAAGCGGCGCAATCTGCAGCGCAGCCGCCGGCAGCCGAGCCGCCGCCACCCGATCCGGCCGCTGAACTCGCCGCCAAACGCGATCAGACCCGCGCCGAGCTCGAAACCCTGTCGAAATCAATCAGCCTTTCCTCGGACAAGGTGAGCGAACTCCAGCAAAGCATCGCCAATCTGGAAAAAAGCACGCAGAGCATCCGTCAGGCGCTGATCGATTCCGCCGCCCGCCGCAAAGGGCTCGAGAAGCAGGTTCTCGAAAGCGAGAAGAAACTGGCCGATCTCGGCGTCAAGCAGGATGGCATCCGCCGTTCGCTGCACGAGCGCCGCGGCCTGCTGGCCGAGGTGTTGGCAGCACTCCAGCGCATGGGCCGCAACCCGCCGCCCGCCTTGCTCGTCACTCCCGATGATGCGCTTGCTTCCGTGCGCAGCGCCATCCTGCTCGGCGCCGTCGTGCCCGGCATCCGCAAGGAAACCGACAAGCTCGCCGCCGATCTCGCAAGCCTCGCCGCGCTGCAGGCGGCAAGTGCGGCCGAAAAGGCCGGCCTGACGGCGACGATGACCGATAGCATCGAGGAAGAGCGGCGCATGGACCTGCTCCTTGCCGAAAACGACAAGCTCAGCCGCAGCAACGCCGCCGAACTGCAGGCCGAAAGGAAACGTTCGGAGGAACTGGCCGGCAAGGCGACCAGCCTCGAAGGCCTCGTCGCGTCGATGGAATCCGAGATCGCTTCGGTGCGCGAAGCGGCCGCCGCCGCCCGCCAGGCCGAGGAGAACCGCAAGCTTCTGACCGACGAGCAGCGGGCCCAGGCCAAGGCTCTGGCCGACAGCGGCGTGCCCGATAAAAACCGCATTGCGCCCGCATATCCCTTCGGAGAATTGAGGGCCAAATTGGAGCTGCCCGTGGCAGGCGATATCCTGCGCCAGTTCGGCGATGCCGACGGTACCGGGCACGAAGCCATGGGAATGACGGTCGCCACCAACCCGGAGACAGTGGTGACGGCACCTGCAGATGGCCTGGTGGTTTTCGCCGGCGCTTTCCGCAGTTACGGCCAGATGATCATCCTCGACGCGGGCGACGGATATCACCTGATTCTCTCGGGAATGGATACGATCAATACCCGCCAGGGAAAATTCGTTTTCGCCGGCGAGCCGCTCGCCTTAATGGGAGCGAAAAGAGTGGCAAGCGCAACTGCATTGGCGCTGGAAACGGACCGGCCAACGCTTTACATTGAATTTCGAAAAGACGGTAAACCGGTCGATTCCCGACCGTGGTGGACCGCCAAGGACACTGGAAAGGCACGCAATGATTCGTAG
- the rlmH gene encoding 23S rRNA (pseudouridine(1915)-N(3))-methyltransferase RlmH, with protein sequence MRVGLFAVGRLKSGPEKDLAARYFDRFAKAGPAVGLELARIAETAESRASNADTRKREEAAMLLKSLAEGSVLILLDERGKALDSEAFANLLGSYRDQGKRDLMIAIGGADGLDPALYDRADATLCLGKMTWPHQLVRTLIAEQLYRAVTILSGHPYHRV encoded by the coding sequence ATGCGAGTTGGTCTCTTTGCGGTGGGACGGCTGAAATCCGGCCCCGAAAAGGATCTTGCGGCCCGTTATTTTGATCGTTTCGCCAAGGCCGGCCCAGCGGTCGGCCTCGAACTTGCCCGTATTGCCGAAACTGCCGAAAGCCGTGCCTCCAATGCGGATACCCGCAAACGCGAGGAGGCGGCGATGCTGCTGAAATCGCTCGCCGAAGGCAGCGTCCTCATTCTTCTCGACGAACGCGGCAAGGCGCTCGACAGCGAAGCCTTCGCAAATCTGCTCGGCTCCTATCGCGACCAGGGCAAACGCGATCTGATGATCGCGATCGGCGGCGCCGACGGCCTCGATCCCGCGCTCTACGATCGTGCCGACGCCACGCTTTGCCTGGGCAAAATGACTTGGCCGCACCAGCTCGTCCGCACGCTGATCGCCGAGCAGCTCTATCGCGCCGTCACCATCCTGTCCGGCCATCCCTATCACCGGGTCTGA
- the proB gene encoding glutamate 5-kinase — MTSRKPLGRYRRIVIKIGSALLVDRKAGLKKAWLDAMCADIAGLKAKGTDVLVVSSGAIALGRSVLDLPSGALKLEESQAAAAVGQIALARAWSESLSRDEIVAGQILLTLGDTEERRRYLNARATINQLLKIGAVPIINENDTVATSEIRYGDNDRLAARVATMTGADLLILLSDIDGLYTAPPHLDPNATFLETIAEITPDIEAMAGGAASELSRGGMRTKIDAGKIATTSGCAMIIASGKTDGPLSAIENGARSSWFAPSGTPVTARKIWIAGQLQPAGELHVDDGAVTALGAGKSLLPAGVRSVSGLFSRGDTVAIVGPEGREIARGLASYDAEDARRIAGRKSAEIEAILGYAGRAAMVHRDDMVMSAQLRQKSERQKKDAAHA; from the coding sequence ATGACCAGCCGTAAGCCGCTTGGCCGCTACCGCCGCATCGTCATCAAGATCGGCTCGGCCCTCCTCGTCGACCGCAAGGCCGGGCTGAAAAAGGCCTGGCTCGACGCCATGTGCGCCGACATTGCGGGGCTGAAGGCCAAGGGGACCGATGTGCTCGTCGTTTCCTCGGGCGCGATCGCGCTCGGCCGCTCGGTGCTCGACCTGCCCTCCGGCGCGCTGAAGCTCGAGGAGAGCCAGGCGGCCGCCGCCGTCGGCCAGATCGCGCTCGCGCGCGCCTGGTCGGAAAGCCTGTCGCGTGACGAGATCGTCGCCGGCCAGATCCTGCTGACTCTCGGCGATACCGAAGAGCGCCGCCGCTATCTCAACGCGCGCGCCACCATCAACCAGCTTTTGAAAATCGGCGCCGTGCCGATCATCAACGAAAACGACACGGTCGCGACCAGCGAAATCCGCTATGGTGACAATGATCGCCTGGCCGCCCGCGTCGCGACGATGACCGGCGCCGATCTGCTCATTCTTCTCTCCGACATCGACGGCCTTTATACTGCGCCGCCGCACCTCGATCCGAATGCGACCTTCCTGGAGACGATCGCCGAAATCACCCCTGACATCGAAGCGATGGCCGGCGGTGCGGCTTCCGAGCTTTCACGCGGCGGCATGCGCACCAAGATCGATGCCGGCAAGATCGCCACGACATCGGGCTGCGCCATGATCATCGCCTCCGGCAAGACCGACGGCCCGCTGTCGGCAATCGAAAACGGCGCCCGCTCCTCCTGGTTCGCCCCGTCGGGCACGCCGGTGACCGCCCGCAAGATCTGGATCGCCGGACAGTTGCAGCCGGCCGGCGAACTGCATGTCGATGACGGCGCCGTCACCGCGCTCGGCGCCGGCAAGAGCCTGCTTCCGGCCGGCGTGCGCAGCGTTTCCGGCCTCTTCAGCCGTGGCGATACCGTGGCGATCGTCGGCCCCGAAGGTCGCGAGATCGCCCGCGGGCTTGCCAGCTACGATGCCGAGGACGCCCGTCGGATCGCCGGCCGCAAGTCGGCCGAGATCGAGGCCATCCTCGGCTATGCCGGACGCGCCGCCATGGTCCATCGCGACGACATGGTAATGAGCGCACAGCTCAGACAGAAATCGGAAAGGCAGAAAAAGGACGCGGCCCATGCTTGA
- the modA gene encoding molybdate ABC transporter substrate-binding protein produces MQNRRQWMKLATAAIAALWLGAAALPTPAAAAEKLTVFAAASLKNALDAANAAWTKEIGKEAVASYAASGGLAKQIENAAPADIFISADLDWMDYVAKKNLIKADSRTNLLGNRIVLVAEKDKAKPVEIKQGFDLAGLLGDGKLAMGEPKSVPAGKYAMAALDKLGVWKSVETKVAGAESVRAALALVSRGEAPYGIVYQTDATADKGVAIVGTFPAESHPPIIYPVAILAESKNPDATAYLDFLKSDRAAAFFTAQGFTVLK; encoded by the coding sequence ATGCAGAACCGCCGCCAATGGATGAAACTGGCCACCGCCGCAATCGCGGCTCTCTGGCTCGGCGCGGCAGCGCTGCCGACACCGGCCGCAGCCGCTGAAAAACTGACCGTCTTTGCCGCGGCGAGCCTGAAGAACGCGCTCGACGCCGCCAATGCCGCTTGGACCAAGGAGATCGGCAAGGAAGCCGTCGCCTCCTATGCGGCAAGCGGCGGGCTCGCCAAACAGATCGAAAACGCGGCCCCGGCCGATATCTTCATCTCGGCCGACCTCGACTGGATGGATTACGTCGCCAAGAAAAACCTGATCAAGGCCGACAGCCGCACCAACCTGCTTGGAAACCGGATCGTGCTCGTTGCCGAAAAGGACAAGGCTAAACCGGTCGAGATCAAGCAGGGCTTCGATCTTGCCGGTCTGCTTGGTGACGGTAAGCTGGCCATGGGTGAGCCGAAATCGGTTCCGGCCGGCAAATACGCCATGGCCGCGCTCGACAAGCTCGGCGTCTGGAAATCGGTCGAAACCAAGGTCGCCGGCGCCGAAAGCGTCCGCGCCGCCCTTGCCTTGGTCTCCCGCGGCGAGGCGCCCTATGGCATCGTCTACCAGACGGACGCGACCGCCGATAAGGGTGTCGCCATCGTCGGCACCTTCCCGGCCGAATCCCACCCGCCGATCATCTATCCGGTCGCCATCCTTGCTGAAAGCAAGAACCCGGATGCAACGGCCTATCTCGACTTCCTGAAATCGGATAGGGCAGCCGCCTTCTTCACGGCGCAGGGATTTACCGTTCTCAAGTGA
- the modB gene encoding molybdate ABC transporter permease subunit: MDIFGLSTEEWTAILLSLRISVVATLASLPLGILVALLLARGRFWGKSVLNGIVHLPLILPPVVTGFLLLILFGRRGPIGSLLDQYLGIVFSFRWTGAALACAVMAFPLMVRSIRLSIEAVDRKLEEAAGTLGAGPILVFLTVTLPLTLPGIITGMILSFAKAMGEFGATITFVSNIPGETQTLSSAIYTFTQVPGGDAGALRLTLVAIVISMTALLASEFLARFAGRRIDPE, from the coding sequence TTGGATATATTCGGACTGAGCACTGAAGAATGGACGGCAATCCTGCTCAGCCTGCGCATCTCGGTCGTCGCCACGCTGGCGAGCCTGCCCCTTGGCATCCTCGTCGCCCTGCTGCTGGCCCGCGGCCGCTTCTGGGGCAAGTCGGTGTTGAACGGCATCGTTCACCTGCCGCTGATCCTGCCCCCTGTTGTGACCGGTTTTCTCCTCCTCATCCTCTTCGGCCGCCGTGGCCCGATCGGCAGCCTGCTCGACCAGTACCTCGGCATCGTCTTTTCCTTCCGCTGGACCGGTGCGGCACTCGCCTGCGCCGTCATGGCCTTTCCGCTGATGGTGCGCAGCATCCGCCTGTCGATCGAGGCAGTCGATCGCAAGCTCGAGGAGGCGGCCGGAACGCTGGGCGCCGGCCCGATCCTGGTCTTCCTGACGGTCACCCTGCCGCTGACCCTTCCCGGTATCATCACCGGCATGATCCTGTCCTTCGCCAAGGCGATGGGCGAATTCGGCGCAACGATCACCTTTGTCTCCAACATTCCGGGCGAGACCCAAACCTTGTCGTCGGCGATCTACACCTTTACCCAGGTGCCCGGCGGTGATGCTGGCGCGCTGCGGCTGACACTCGTCGCCATCGTCATTTCCATGACCGCCCTGCTCGCCTCAGAGTTCCTTGCGCGTTTCGCCGGCCGAAGGATCGATCCCGAATGA